Part of the Woronichinia naegeliana WA131 genome, GCTTGGGATACAGCCCAGTTAACGCTCCGCGATGTTACGCCTGGCAAGGTGGCCATGGGATTAGTGTTAGTGATGTTTGGTTTCTCCGGTTTTGAAAGTGCAACCTCCCTGGGAGATGAGGCCAAGAATCCTCTCAAAACCATTCCTCAAGCGGTGATGGGGAGTGTGATTTTAGCGGGACTTTTCTTTGTGGTCACGACTTATATAGAGGTTTTGGGCTTTGAAGGCACAGGGGTCGCGATCGCTACGACCGAGGAACCCTTGGGATTTTTATCACAGCAAGCAGGGGTTGGCTTTTTAGGCGATTTAGTGGGGATTGGAGCTTTATTTAGTTTCTTTGCCTGTGTTTTAGGCAGTCTGAATCCAGCCGCTAGAATCTTTTTTACCATGGCCCGTCATGGTTTATTACCTGCCTCTTTAGGTTCAGCCCATGTGGCCAATCGTACCCCCCACAATGCAGTCACTCTCTGTTCCCTGATTCTTTTCCTTGTCCCGACAGCCCTGGCCTTCTCTGGGATCAAATTATTTGACAGTATGGGTTATCTTGGGGCGATCGCCAGCTATGGTTTTCTCACGGTTTATATCTTGATTTCTGTGGCGGCCCCTGTCTATCTTTATAAAATTCGGAAACTATGCCGTCGGGATATCTTTTTCTCCGTTTCAGCCGTACTGTTTATGATGATACCCATCCTCGGCAGTGTGGGAATTGAAGGCAGTTCTTGGTTTCCCATTCCCGATGCTCCCTATAGTGCTTTTCCCTATCTTTTCCTCCTTTATTTAGCCCTAACCTGTAGTTGGTTCGTGATCCAACGCCTCCGCTTTCCCGGATTAGCACGCCGAATGCAACGCCATGTGGAGGAGAGCCATGACCAATTTTTAGTCAGAGAAGAGGTTCTAGTTGCCTCTGCCCTCGTTCGTCCTTATCAAAATTGAGGAGTTAAAAATGACTGAATTAAGCCTATTAACAGCCATTCCTAAAGGGATTACTGCTTTTTGTGCCACTAATCTGGATGATATTCTCATTCTCTTGCTGTTTTTCACCCAGGTTAATGCCAGCTTTCGTCGCAGACAAATCATCGCCGGCCAATATTTAGGCTTTGGAGCTTTGGTTTTAGCCAGTTTACCCGGATTTTTCGGCGGTCTTTTCTTCCCCCGACCTTGGATTGGCTTACTAGGATTGGTTCCCATTTTTATTGGGGTTAGTCGTCTGCTCAATCCCGATGACGATGACGATGAGGAAACGTCCGCAACCACAACCGAGTTAAATCAAGCTTCCCCGCTTCACAGTTTTATTTCACCTCAAACCTATGGGGTGGCAGCCATCACCTTTGCCAATGGGGGGGACAATATTGGCATTTATATGCCGTTGTTTGCCAGTAGCTCTTGGGAAAGTTTGACGATTATTTTAACGGAATTCTTTGTAATGGTGGGGATTTGGTGTTATGCTGCTTACCAATTAACCAAGATTAAGGTATTAGCGGAAAACCTAACCCGTTACGGTAATTTTATCGTTCCCTTTGTCTTAATTGGTTTGGGTATTTTAATTTTGATAGATAGCCATACCTTGGAAAATCGAGGTTTAGTTGTCCTGACTTTAATCATGAGTGCAGGGTGTTGGTTAAGTCTAACTCGTCCGTGTTCAGAGGATACGGAGATTATGTTGCCTGTCACCCAAGACCTTACCATTGAACCCGATTAGGAGCAATTCAAAGCATCAGATCATGGAAAGTTTGTTACAAGTTATTGTTGCGGCGATCGCTGCTTTTGCGGCAACCAATATTGATGACATTCTGATCCTGATGTTTTTCTTTTCCCAAGTCAATAGCTCTTTTCGGATTCACCATATTATTCTGGGTCAATATTTAGGCTTTATGGGATTATTGCTATTAAGTTTGCCAGGGTTTTTAGGCGGATTAATTATTCCTAAAGCCTGGACTGGATTACTGGGTTTAATTCCAATTTATATTGGCTTACAACAAATTCTGAATCCCGAAACGCAAACTCCCGAAATTCCCTCAATTGCCTCTGGCAAGCGATCGCAACCTAAATCTTCTGGATTGATGTCCTACTTTAACCCCTTACTCGCTCCCCAGACCTACAGCGTTGCGGCCATTACCCTAGCCAATGGTGGAGACAATATTGGCATCTATGTTCCTTTTTTTGCCAGTTTGTCCTGGTTCAAGTTACTGGTCGTGATCACAACTTTTTTAAGCTTAGTGGGGGTTTGGTGTGCGATCGCCTATGGCTTAACCAGACAGCCGATGATTGGCAAAGTGCTCAACCGTTATGGCCATAAAGTTGTCCCTTTTGTGCTGATTGGACTAGGTTTATTGATTCTCTGGGACAGTCAAAGTTATGAATTATTAAAGTTATTAAATATCCCGCTTCCATAAGAATCTATGTTTGATCGCTCTTAAACGAGGTTCCACAATTAAATGAACTGGAGAAAATAATGTTCTTACTTTTTAAAAATATGCCCTCACCCACCTCAACAGACTCCTCCTTAAGCGTTTCCCCTGGCACCACGACCGACCATCCTAAACGTCGTAATTCTTCACGGGTACGGGATCATTTAGCCAATGAACGCACCTATCTTGCCTGGATGCGTAGTGCGATCGCGCTGATGGGCTTCGGTGTTTTAATTGCCCGTTTACGAATGTTTCAGCCCCCGGCTGTCCATAGCCCTGGCAATGGTTGGAAATTAGGTTTAGTCTTTTCCCTGGTGGGTTTAGTCACCGTTTTTCTCTCTACTCAGCATTATTTTGCGGTTCGCCATGATATCGATGAAGATACTTATGAACCGGCAGATCGTTGGGTCATTATTTTTAGTCTTGCTATTTTAATCCTCGGTTCTGGTGTTATTTACTATCTCTTTACCGTACCGCTTAATCCCCTTAGCACCATGACTTTTGAATAATTCTCAGGATAATTTTTTCCTCTTAAATATCAATTAATTTATCCTTTTTTATTTTCCTAAAATGTTAGAACAACTCTCCCCCTGGGTCAGCGAAAATCTATTTCTCAATACGACTGGAGTTTTACTTTCTTTAGTCGCCCTAGAAACAGTTTTGTCTGCGGATAATGCCATTGCCTTGGCTGCCTTGGTACAACATTTACCAGAAGAAAAGCATCAAAAACAGGCTCTCAATTGGGGCTTAGGGGGAGCCTTTATTCTACGGATTACCCTGATTGTTCTGGGAACCTGGATCGTCCAGTTTTGGCAATTTCAATTGGCAGGAGCCTTGTATTTACTTTGGCTAACGGCAAAATATTTCTGGGAACGCTTATCGGATGAGCAAGAAGACTCAATGATTATTAGTAGTTTCAATGATAAAACTACTCCCATAACCTTTGATTGGCAAATTATTCCCCTCATTGCTGTTACCGATCTAGCTTTTTCTTTGGATAGCGTCACAACGGCAATCGCGCTTTCAGATCAAACCTGGTTAATCTTAATTGGCGGCATGATTGGGGTAATTGCCCTACGCTTTTTAGCAGAAATCTTTGTGCAATGGCTCAATCAATTTACCTATCTACAAGATGCAGCCTATTTAACCATATTCTGGGTTGGAATTCGTCTATTGTTTAAAGCCCTGTTACCTAATTATGTTCCCCCCGAATGGATGGTTTTATCTGTTATTATTGTACTATTTTTCTGGGGATTTTCTAAACGGGAACTATCAGAAAGTCCTTGAGCCATTCAAGTTATTTAAGGAAAAACCATGAGAAGATCGATAATAAATATTCTACAATAGGCATAGTTGCATAGGGATTGACGCTAGATCCATCATTGTGGCTAATTGCTTAAATTCTAGAACCTTGCCATGTGTCAACTTCTGGGCATGAACTGTAATGTACCGACAGATATCTGTTTTTCCTTTGAGGGCTTTTGTGCTAGGGGAGGGAAAACGGACGAACATCGAGATGGTTGGGGGATTGCCTTTTTTGAAGGTTTGGGTTGTCGTCTTTTTCTAGATGATCATGCTTCTATACATTCTCCGATCGCCGAATTGGTTAAACAATATCCCATTAAATCCACCCAGGTGATCGCCCATATTCGCAAAGCCACCCAGGGGGAAGTGGGCTTAGAAAATTGCCACCCCTTTCAACGGGAATTGTGGGGAAAATATTGGGTTTTTGCCCATAATGGGAATTTAGAAAATTTTGAACCAGAATTGCAAGGACTTTATCAACCTGTCGGCAAAACAGATAGTGAAAAGGCCTTTTGTCTGATCCTTGAAACCCTGCGCCAAGCCTTTCCTGATGGTCAACCGACTTTAGAGAAACTCTATCAGATTTTAGCGACTATTACCCAATCCTTAGCCCAACAAGGAATTTTTAATTATCTTCTTTCCAATGGTGAATATTTATTTGTTTACTGCTCAACTCAGTTACATTATCTGATTCGTCAAGCTCCTTTTGCCGCCGCCCATTTAATTGATGAAGATATTACCGTCGATTTTCAAGCCTTAACCAATCAAACGGATCGGGTTGCTATTATTGCGACTTTACCTTTAACAGATAATGAAGTTTGGACGAATATTCAACCAGGGGAATTAATGGTTTTTCAGGATGGTAGGCCTTTAAATTTGAGGTTTACTGAAGAGTTGATAAACTGCCAAACTCCAGGCGATCGCCAAACACCAACCGCCTAAAATATCACTGGGATAATGAACCCCTAAATAGAGTCTTGTCCAGGCAATCGTAAGGGCAAAAATGAGACTTACAATCACTGTTAACGTTTGCCAACGACTGCCCCAAGTCAAAAGCATTAAAATCATCCCTAACATCAAACTCGACAGGGCATGGCCACTGGGAAAAGCTGGATTAGTGGGGCCGTGATAGCCGCTATCCCACAGATAGGGTCGAGGTCGAGCAATTAGGGTTTTGGTTAGGTAATTTAAGACAACTGATCCTAAAGCTGTGACGGCTATAAATGACAGCGATCGCCACTGTTTGGCCAGGGCTAGAATAATACCCAAAATGACCAGAATAGGTAAGGTTCCCCCATAAATCCCCATTGCAGTCACGATTGCTGCCAACTGATCTAAAACAGGATTAGCGGTGTCATGAATTGCCCATAACAGGGTTTGTTCTTGCCAGATTCCCTGGGGAGATTGCCGAACCGCGATCGCTAACCCAACAAATACTAACAACGGCAAAACTATACCCAGTAAGATCAGCCACCTTGACCGCTTATTTAGCAAAAGTTGCTTACTAACCATTTTGACTATTTAAGATTAAGAAAAGATTGCTAGGGTCAAAGCTCGATAAGTCTAAAATTTGCCAATGGACTAAAAGCACGACCACTACCGTAAAGGCTGTGGAGGAAAGCACCCCCGACCATAATGTTTGCTTAAAACTGGTGGCTTGAGAGGAAGATTGCAAAACCCGTCCCGTCCCCGCTTGCATTAGGACAATACCGACCAGATTAGATAACCAATAACCTGCGATCGCTCCGGGAATTAACCATTGCGGCACAAACCAACTGCACAGATGGCCAAAACCATAGGCCAAAGGAAGATTAAAAATCAGATCATTCCACCAGCAAAGGGGAGATAGCAGGAAACCAATACCCACCAATATTAATCCCCCGATTTTCCGCCATCCTTGACCTGATCCCAGCAGACACTCTCTCCAATACCCCTCATTTTCCTTTAGATTAATCATGAAATACAAAATGTTGATTGGATTAGTGTATTTTAGCCATTGAGGATGGTTTCAGTCAAGGAGCGAGCAACTAACGAAAACTAGCGTTGGTGTCATTGGGCACTGGTATCGTCTAGCTAGAAGCTACAAACGTTGCAATACGAGAGGTTCAAGAAATCAGGCGAATTTGGAGTAAGTCCTCCCAAGTTAACCCTTTTTCAATTATACCGAGAGCTACAGCAGGAACTTTTTTCGTCGTAAAATGGCTGCGAACAAAGTTATGAACCATCCAGAAAATATCTAGGACTCGCTGTAATCCCACAACAGATTTAGCATAAGTATTTGTACGACGACGAAAGGCGGCTAAATAGCGTCGGATAGCACTATTAAATGCCTCAACGTGGTTGGCATAGATGTCCTTTTCTTCTGGTTTTTCTGTTGTCTCTGGATGTTCTGGTTTCGGAGTTTCTACTTTCTTTAGTTTACCCTCAGAATCTCGACGTTTACTACTCTTATTTTTCAGTCTTACCACCATACCCTTCGGTAATACTTTGGTGGGACGACCTCGCTTTCCAGTCCTTAATACTTCGTGACAAATATTAAATAGCAGTTGACTATATCGCTTTTCTCCATCTGTAAATAACTGGAGAGATTCTGCACTCCTTT contains:
- a CDS encoding DUF202 domain-containing protein → MPSPTSTDSSLSVSPGTTTDHPKRRNSSRVRDHLANERTYLAWMRSAIALMGFGVLIARLRMFQPPAVHSPGNGWKLGLVFSLVGLVTVFLSTQHYFAVRHDIDEDTYEPADRWVIIFSLAILILGSGVIYYLFTVPLNPLSTMTFE
- a CDS encoding DUF475 domain-containing protein, with product MLEQLSPWVSENLFLNTTGVLLSLVALETVLSADNAIALAALVQHLPEEKHQKQALNWGLGGAFILRITLIVLGTWIVQFWQFQLAGALYLLWLTAKYFWERLSDEQEDSMIISSFNDKTTPITFDWQIIPLIAVTDLAFSLDSVTTAIALSDQTWLILIGGMIGVIALRFLAEIFVQWLNQFTYLQDAAYLTIFWVGIRLLFKALLPNYVPPEWMVLSVIIVLFFWGFSKRELSESP
- a CDS encoding cadmium resistance transporter, encoding MTELSLLTAIPKGITAFCATNLDDILILLLFFTQVNASFRRRQIIAGQYLGFGALVLASLPGFFGGLFFPRPWIGLLGLVPIFIGVSRLLNPDDDDDEETSATTTELNQASPLHSFISPQTYGVAAITFANGGDNIGIYMPLFASSSWESLTIILTEFFVMVGIWCYAAYQLTKIKVLAENLTRYGNFIVPFVLIGLGILILIDSHTLENRGLVVLTLIMSAGCWLSLTRPCSEDTEIMLPVTQDLTIEPD
- a CDS encoding cadmium resistance transporter; translated protein: MESLLQVIVAAIAAFAATNIDDILILMFFFSQVNSSFRIHHIILGQYLGFMGLLLLSLPGFLGGLIIPKAWTGLLGLIPIYIGLQQILNPETQTPEIPSIASGKRSQPKSSGLMSYFNPLLAPQTYSVAAITLANGGDNIGIYVPFFASLSWFKLLVVITTFLSLVGVWCAIAYGLTRQPMIGKVLNRYGHKVVPFVLIGLGLLILWDSQSYELLKLLNIPLP
- a CDS encoding phosphatase PAP2 family protein, producing MLVFVGLAIAVRQSPQGIWQEQTLLWAIHDTANPVLDQLAAIVTAMGIYGGTLPILVILGIILALAKQWRSLSFIAVTALGSVVLNYLTKTLIARPRPYLWDSGYHGPTNPAFPSGHALSSLMLGMILMLLTWGSRWQTLTVIVSLIFALTIAWTRLYLGVHYPSDILGGWCLAIAWSLAVYQLFSKPQI
- a CDS encoding class II glutamine amidotransferase, encoding MCQLLGMNCNVPTDICFSFEGFCARGGKTDEHRDGWGIAFFEGLGCRLFLDDHASIHSPIAELVKQYPIKSTQVIAHIRKATQGEVGLENCHPFQRELWGKYWVFAHNGNLENFEPELQGLYQPVGKTDSEKAFCLILETLRQAFPDGQPTLEKLYQILATITQSLAQQGIFNYLLSNGEYLFVYCSTQLHYLIRQAPFAAAHLIDEDITVDFQALTNQTDRVAIIATLPLTDNEVWTNIQPGELMVFQDGRPLNLRFTEELINCQTPGDRQTPTA
- a CDS encoding APC family permease — encoded protein: MTTQVTLNRSQHGLKPDCLSFGEVLAQSFAVIAPTTIPASNIGLIVALAGNGTWLSFLLGLIGLVLVSVNINQFASRSASPGSLYAYIAKGLGPTAGVVCGWSLVLAYLFTGMAVLCGFANFSLALLGHLGFHPASISLLAIGAGIAWYAAYKDIQLSAVAMLWLEGVSLALIAVLAIIIWNHHGFAWDTAQLTLRDVTPGKVAMGLVLVMFGFSGFESATSLGDEAKNPLKTIPQAVMGSVILAGLFFVVTTYIEVLGFEGTGVAIATTEEPLGFLSQQAGVGFLGDLVGIGALFSFFACVLGSLNPAARIFFTMARHGLLPASLGSAHVANRTPHNAVTLCSLILFLVPTALAFSGIKLFDSMGYLGAIASYGFLTVYILISVAAPVYLYKIRKLCRRDIFFSVSAVLFMMIPILGSVGIEGSSWFPIPDAPYSAFPYLFLLYLALTCSWFVIQRLRFPGLARRMQRHVEESHDQFLVREEVLVASALVRPYQN